A single Terriglobia bacterium DNA region contains:
- a CDS encoding A24 family peptidase encodes MYLLAGALLVACIGAIWDVRTYRIPNVVTYPAICLGILAHLFVEGPKGLIWGVLGFLIGGGIFFFLYLLKTMGAGDVKLMAAVGAFAGPSKTLEIALYSAVAGGVLAVAVALYKRRLRRTFGNVWDLVRFHAAVGASAHPSLNLDNPEAARFAYGVAIFAGTLFVFVNFVFVNKVG; translated from the coding sequence ATGTATCTATTAGCGGGAGCGCTACTGGTTGCCTGTATTGGAGCGATCTGGGATGTTCGGACATATCGCATCCCAAACGTCGTGACCTATCCCGCTATTTGCTTGGGCATTCTTGCCCATCTATTCGTGGAAGGGCCGAAAGGGCTGATTTGGGGAGTTTTGGGTTTCCTGATCGGCGGCGGAATTTTCTTCTTCCTTTACCTTCTGAAGACAATGGGCGCAGGCGACGTGAAATTGATGGCCGCCGTGGGCGCGTTTGCTGGGCCGTCGAAGACTCTCGAAATCGCGCTGTATTCGGCCGTCGCCGGCGGTGTGCTTGCGGTGGCGGTGGCGCTGTACAAGCGCCGGTTGCGGCGCACATTTGGCAATGTATGGGACCTGGTCCGGTTCCATGCCGCGGTAGGGGCGAGCGCGCATCCGTCGCTGAACCTGGACAACCCGGAGGCGGCACGTTTCGCCTACGGTGTTGCGATTTTCGCGGGTACACTGTTCGTGTTCGTGAACTTCGTATTCGTGAACAAAGTTGGGTAG
- a CDS encoding Flp family type IVb pilin, which yields MLVEKAILASTISEGLFMSRMLKVLRGLHKDESAQDLIEYALVAALIAFAAIAGMSSLASSINVAFSKIGSRVNAYIG from the coding sequence ATGCTCGTAGAGAAAGCGATTCTCGCGAGCACTATTTCGGAGGGGTTGTTCATGAGCCGCATGTTGAAAGTGCTTCGTGGTTTACACAAAGATGAATCCGCCCAGGACTTGATCGAATACGCTTTGGTTGCCGCGTTGATTGCGTTCGCTGCGATCGCCGGGATGAGTAGCTTGGCGAGTTCGATCAATGTCGCATTCTCGAAGATCGGCAGCAGGGTGAATGCCTATATAGGGTGA
- a CDS encoding Flp family type IVb pilin, which translates to MSRMMEVLRGLHKDESGQDLIEYALIAALIAFAAIAGMSSLASSLNVAFSKIGSKVSANIT; encoded by the coding sequence ATGAGCCGCATGATGGAAGTGCTTCGTGGTTTACACAAAGATGAGTCCGGTCAGGACTTGATCGAATACGCTTTGATTGCCGCGTTGATTGCGTTTGCTGCGATCGCCGGAATGAGTAGCCTGGCGAGTTCGCTTAATGTTGCGTTCTCGAAGATTGGCAGCAAAGTGAGTGCCAACATCACGTAA